The following coding sequences lie in one Musa acuminata AAA Group cultivar baxijiao chromosome BXJ1-8, Cavendish_Baxijiao_AAA, whole genome shotgun sequence genomic window:
- the LOC135589171 gene encoding probable calcium-binding protein CML46 produces the protein MEKPLPTAPYHSLALTEPVVHLFNKTISMGVVLKNKISMGFLFRHPAPCASGVVDRVRPGESADASEAPELTREDVETVMEIITGMPCGADGEQLEEMRGVFEGEEPSLEEVAEAFSVFDDDGDGVIEPLDLHRVLCKLGFPEGAALEACRRMIAAYDENDDGRIDFKEFIKVVEGSFFD, from the coding sequence ATGGAGAAACCATTGCCAACTGCACCCTACCACTCCCTCGCACTCACAGAGCCCGTCGTGCACCTCTTCAACAAGACCATCTCCATGGGGGTCGTCCTGAAGAATAAGATATCCATGGGGTTCCTCTTCCGGCACCCAGCGCCGTGCGCATCGGGGGTCGTCGATCGTGTCAGACCCGGCGAATCGGCCGACGCTAGCGAGGCGCCCGAGTTGACCAGAGAAGACGTGGAGACGGTGATGGAGATCATTACGGGCATGCCTTGCGGCGCGGACGGTGAGCAGCTCGAGGAGATGCGTGGCGTGTTTGAGGGGGAGGAGCCGAGCTTGGAGGAAGTGGCGGAGGCGTTCTCCGTCTTCGATGATGACGGTGACGGGGTCATAGAGCCCCTGGACCTGCATCGTGTTCTCTGCAAGCTGGGCTTCCCGGAGGGGGCGGCATTGGAGGCATGCCGACGGATGATCGCGGCGTACGACGAGAACGACGACGGGAGGATCGATTTCAAGGAGTTCATCAAAGTTGTGGAGGGCAGCTTCTTTGATTAA
- the LOC135680380 gene encoding granule-bound starch synthase 2, chloroplastic/amyloplastic-like, with protein sequence MNVIVVSAECAPWSKTGGLGDVAGTLPKALARRGHRVMVVSPRYANYPESKDIGVRKYYKADGQDLEVNYFHAYIDRVDFVFIDSPVFHHLENNIYGGDRLEILKRMVLLCKVAVEVPWHVPCGGLCYGDGNLIFIANDWHTSLLPVYLKACYRDNGLMKYARSILVIHNISHQGRGPVEDFFHVDLPDQHMDLFKLYEPMGGDHFNIFAAGLKTADRVITVSRGYAWELTTSEGGWGLHEIINENNWKFQGIVNGIDTVDWNPELDLHLQSDGYRNYSIETLQSGKPQCKAALQKELGLPVREDVPLIGFIGRLDHQKGVDLVAGAMPWIVGQDAQLVMLGTGRADLEEMLRKFDREHHNKVRAWVGFSVKMAHRITAGADVLLMPSRFEPCGLNQLYAMKYGTVPVVHAVGGLRDTVIPFDPFRESGFGWTFDRAEANKLINALGNCLNTYRNQKENWKGLQTRGMAQDLSWDNAAKHYEEVLVSAKYQW encoded by the exons ATGAATGTAATAGTAGTTTCCGCGGAATGTGCTCCTTGGTCAAAGACAG GAGGGCTTGGAGATGTAGCTGGGACTCTGCCAAAAGCTTTGGCTAGGAGAGGGCACCGGGTTATG GTTGTTTCCCCGAGGTATGCCAATTATCCTGAATCCAAAGATATAGGTGTTCGCAAATATTACAAAGCTGATGGGCAG GATCTGGAAGTAAATTattttcatgcttatattgatcgTGTGGATTTTGTATTTATCGACAGTCCAGTTTTCCATCATCTAGAGAACAACATTTATGGGGGAGACCggctg GAAATCTTGAAACGGATGGTATTGTTATGCAAGGTAGCTGTAGAG GTTCCGTGGCATGTTCCATGTGGCGGCTTATGCTATGGAGAcggaaatttaattttcattgcgAACGATTGGCACACATCACTTCTGCCTGTGTATCTGAAAGCATGCTAccgcgacaatggcttgatgaagtATGCCAGGTCCATCTTGGTGATCCACAACATATCTCACCAG GGGCGTGGTCCAGTTGAGGACTTCTTCCATGTCGACTTGCCCGATCAACACATGGACCTCTTCAAGCTGTATGAGCCGATGGGAGGTGACCACTTCAACATCTTCGCGGCCGGCCTCAAGACTGCTGACCGCGTGATCACCGTCAGCCGTGGCTACGCATGGGAGCTCACAACATCCGAAGGTGGGTGGGGACTCCATGAGATCATAAACGAGAACAACTGGAAGTTCCAAGGCATCGTCAACGGGATCGACACAGTGGACTGGAACCCTGAGCTGGATCTTCACCTGCAATCCGATGGCTACAGAAACTATTCCATTGAGACTCTGCAATCCGGGAAACCACAGTGCAAGGCGGCGCTGCAGAAGGAGCTCGGCCTCCCTGTCCGCGAGGACGTCCCCCTCATCGGATTCATCGGCCGGCTGGATCACCAGAAGGGCGTCGACCTCGTTGCGGGTGCGATGCCTTGGATCGTCGGGCAGGACGCGCAGCTGGTGATGCTGGGCACCGGACGGGCCGACCTGGAGGAGATGCTGCGCAAGTTCGACAGGGAGCACCACAACAAGGTGAGGGCGTGGGTGGGGTTCTCGGTGAAGATGGCGCACAGGATCACCGCAGGGGCGGACGTCCTGCTCATGCCATCGCGGTTCGAGCCCTGCGGGCTGAACCAGCTGTACGCCATGAAGTACGGCACGGTCCCGGTGGTGCACGCCGTTGGCGGGCTTCGTGACACGGTGATCCCGTTCGATCCCTTCAGGGAGAGCGGGTTCGGGTGGACGTTCGACCGGGCGGAGGCCAACAAGCTGATCAATGCGCTGGGGAACTGCCTCAACACCTACAGGAACCAGAAGGAGAATTGGAAGGGCCTGCAGACGCGAGGGATGGCACAGGACCTGAGCTGGGACAACGCCGCCAAACATTACGAGGAAGTCCTCGTCTCAGCAAAGTATCAGTGGTGA